In Sporosarcina sp. PTS2304, a genomic segment contains:
- a CDS encoding YdhK family protein, translating into MKKQLLTVSAAFALVLAGCGASTTEEDPVPNEEVSPGDMEGMDHSSDGSIPEGLVEADNPTYPVGSEAIIETDHMEGMKGAVATITGAFDTTVYSINYTPTDGGEKVMDHKWVVHEEVEDPAPAPLEKGTEVTVLADHMEGMEGAKAEIESVEQTTVYMIDYESTTDGSEVKNHKWVVEEELSPQ; encoded by the coding sequence ATGAAAAAACAATTGTTGACAGTGAGTGCAGCATTTGCGCTAGTGCTGGCGGGATGTGGTGCTTCGACAACAGAAGAAGATCCGGTTCCGAACGAAGAAGTGTCTCCAGGCGATATGGAAGGGATGGACCATTCAAGCGATGGCAGCATTCCTGAAGGGTTAGTAGAAGCGGACAATCCGACCTATCCTGTAGGTTCTGAAGCGATCATTGAAACAGACCATATGGAAGGGATGAAAGGTGCGGTCGCTACGATTACGGGTGCATTTGATACAACGGTTTACTCGATCAACTACACACCGACAGACGGTGGAGAGAAAGTGATGGATCATAAGTGGGTCGTTCATGAAGAAGTGGAAGATCCGGCTCCAGCTCCTCTTGAAAAAGGGACAGAAGTGACAGTTCTTGCGGATCATATGGAAGGAATGGAAGGTGCGAAGGCGGAAATCGAATCTGTAGAACAGACAACTGTCTATATGATCGATTATGAGTCCACGACAGATGGAAGTGAAGTAAAAAATCATAAGTGGGTCGTTGAAGAAGAATTATCTCCGCAGTAA
- a CDS encoding CueP family metal-binding protein has protein sequence MNIRWIVLGLLMALLSAGCSNEQTNDDTPSPEVEIKQLVNDYTVRNAVAASASITSSELIVTDENKQVTTYDLPEDEFFVSIAPFVTSTHPCDIHSLTGCQGELVEEEFTVHIKDSQGHVVVDEIKKTEANGFIDLWLPRDETFTVTISQDDKKSVSDITTFDGDNTCITTMQLQ, from the coding sequence ATGAACATTCGATGGATTGTGCTAGGGCTGCTCATGGCTCTTTTGTCAGCAGGTTGCAGTAACGAACAGACAAACGATGACACCCCATCACCTGAAGTAGAAATTAAACAGCTAGTGAACGATTATACTGTCAGAAATGCAGTCGCTGCGTCTGCGTCGATTACGTCGTCCGAATTAATCGTGACAGATGAAAATAAACAAGTAACGACATACGATCTTCCTGAAGACGAATTTTTCGTATCCATTGCGCCATTTGTTACGAGCACGCATCCTTGCGATATTCATAGTCTGACGGGTTGCCAAGGAGAGCTTGTGGAAGAGGAGTTTACGGTGCATATAAAGGACTCGCAAGGTCATGTAGTTGTTGACGAAATAAAAAAGACCGAAGCGAATGGATTTATCGATCTATGGCTTCCGCGTGATGAGACGTTCACAGTGACGATTTCACAAGATGATAAGAAAAGCGTTTCTGACATTACGACATTCGACGGGGATAATACGTGCATCACAACGAT